In one Pseudomonas sp. SCA2728.1_7 genomic region, the following are encoded:
- the flgH gene encoding flagellar basal body L-ring protein FlgH codes for MNRFVSVLALSGVVSLAGCVAPTPKPNDPYYAPVLPRTPLPAAANNGSIYQAGFEQNLYSDRKAFRVGDIITITLNERTQASKNANSQMDKNSDNKVGLTSLFGSSLTTNNPIGGNDLSLNAGYSADRSTKGDAKSGQSNSLTGSITVTVADVLPNGIIAVRGEKWLTLNTGDELVRIAGLVRADDIATDNTVSSTRVADARITYSGTGAFADTSQPGWFDRFFLSPLFPF; via the coding sequence ATGAATCGCTTTGTATCTGTTCTGGCATTGAGTGGGGTCGTCTCGCTCGCGGGCTGCGTCGCCCCGACGCCCAAGCCCAATGACCCTTACTACGCCCCGGTGTTGCCGCGCACGCCGTTGCCGGCTGCGGCCAACAACGGCTCGATCTATCAGGCCGGCTTCGAGCAGAACCTGTACAGCGACCGCAAGGCTTTCCGTGTCGGTGACATCATCACCATCACCCTGAACGAGCGCACACAGGCGAGCAAGAACGCCAACTCGCAAATGGACAAGAACAGCGATAACAAGGTCGGTCTGACCTCGTTGTTCGGCTCCAGCCTGACCACCAACAACCCGATCGGCGGCAACGACCTGAGTCTGAACGCCGGCTACAGTGCCGACCGCTCGACCAAGGGCGACGCCAAGTCCGGGCAGAGCAACAGCCTGACCGGTTCGATCACCGTGACCGTCGCTGACGTGCTGCCCAACGGCATCATCGCCGTGCGTGGCGAGAAGTGGCTGACGCTGAACACCGGTGACGAACTGGTGCGCATCGCCGGCCTGGTACGCGCCGATGACATCGCCACGGACAACACTGTGTCGTCGACCCGGGTCGCCGATGCACGCATCACCTACTCGGGTACCGGCGCGTTTGCCGATACGAGTCAGCCAGGCTGGTTCGACCGTTTCTTCCTCAGCCCGCTGTTCCCTTTCTAG
- a CDS encoding flagellar basal body P-ring protein FlgI: protein MLAAALMSAAFGAHAERLKDIASISGVRSNQLIGYGLVVGLNGTGDQTTQTPFTLQTFNNMLSQFGIKVPPGSGNVQLKNVAAVSISADLPAFAKPGQQVDITVSSIGNSKSLRGGTLLLTPLKGIDGNVYAVAQGNLVVGGFDAEGRDGSKITVNVPSAGRIPGGASVERSVPSGFNQGNSLTLNLNRSDFTTAKRIVDKINDMLGPGVAQAIDGGSIRVTAPLDPSQRVDYLSILENLEVDPGQAVAKVIINSRTGTIVIGQNVKVSPAAVTHGSLTVTITEDPIVSQPGPLSNGQTAVVPRSRVNAEQEAKPMFKFGPGTTLDEIVRAVNQVGAAPGDLMAILEALKQAGALQADLIVI from the coding sequence ATGCTGGCTGCGGCGCTGATGTCCGCAGCCTTTGGTGCCCACGCCGAGCGGCTGAAAGATATCGCCAGCATTTCCGGCGTGCGTTCCAACCAGTTGATCGGTTACGGCCTGGTGGTCGGGCTTAACGGCACCGGTGACCAGACGACGCAAACCCCGTTCACCCTGCAGACCTTCAACAACATGCTCTCGCAGTTCGGCATCAAGGTGCCGCCGGGATCGGGCAACGTGCAGTTGAAAAACGTCGCGGCAGTGTCGATCAGTGCTGACTTGCCGGCGTTCGCCAAGCCGGGTCAGCAGGTCGACATCACGGTCTCCTCGATCGGTAACTCCAAGAGCCTGCGCGGCGGCACACTGCTGCTGACCCCGCTCAAGGGTATCGACGGCAACGTCTACGCGGTCGCTCAGGGCAACCTGGTGGTTGGCGGTTTCGACGCCGAGGGCCGTGACGGTTCGAAGATCACCGTCAACGTTCCGTCGGCCGGTCGCATCCCTGGCGGTGCTTCGGTGGAGCGTTCGGTGCCGAGCGGTTTCAATCAGGGCAACAGCCTGACGCTGAACCTCAACCGTTCCGACTTCACCACGGCCAAACGTATCGTCGACAAGATCAATGACATGCTCGGCCCTGGCGTTGCGCAAGCCATCGACGGCGGTTCGATCCGCGTTACCGCGCCGCTCGATCCGAGCCAGCGCGTCGACTACTTGTCGATCCTGGAAAACCTTGAAGTCGACCCGGGTCAGGCGGTGGCGAAAGTCATCATCAACTCGCGCACCGGCACCATCGTTATCGGCCAGAACGTGAAAGTGTCGCCAGCCGCCGTGACCCACGGCAGCCTGACCGTGACCATCACCGAAGACCCGATCGTCAGCCAGCCCGGCCCTCTGTCCAATGGTCAGACGGCTGTCGTGCCGCGCTCGCGGGTGAATGCCGAGCAGGAAGCCAAACCGATGTTCAAGTTCGGCCCGGGTACCACCCTCGACGAGATCGTGCGGGCGGTGAATCAGGTTGGCGCGGCACCGGGTGACTTGATGGCGATCCTCGAAGCCTTGAAGCAGGCCGGCGCGTTGCAAGCCGACCTGATCGTGATCTGA